In Coccidioides posadasii str. Silveira chromosome 4, complete sequence, one genomic interval encodes:
- a CDS encoding uncharacterized protein (SECRETED:SignalP(1-17)~EggNog:ENOG410PZ1C) — protein MQFKSLAFLLLSATALASPEPAQKRDDLDEITSAINDITSAIPTDLSGLKSLSAYIPPPGIASVLATAIPSDVRESIQANPTAALEFNSALYSSLKAGQTPSWYEDLPDDVKSYLNRIARITGSDGPQATGAGEPAQTSDNFAPRATGAIAASVAGAAGLLGLAFAL, from the exons ATGCAGTTCAAATCACTTGCTTTTCTCCTGCTCTCTGCGACTGCGCTTGCTTCCCCTGAGCCCGCTCAGAAGAGAGATGATTTAGATGAGAT CACATCTGCCATCAATGACATCACTTCAGCGATTCCAACGGATCTTTCGGGCCTGAAGAGCTTGTCTGCATATATTCCACCACCAGGCATTGCGTCCGTTCTCGCAACAGCTATCCCCTCTGACGTCCGCGAGAGCATCCAAGCCAACCCCACTGCTGCTCTTGAATTCAACAGCGCTCTTTACAGCAGCCTCAAAGCCGGTCAAACCCCAAGCTGGTATGAGGATCTTCCAGATGATGTGAAGAGCTATCTCAACAGAATTGCGCGTATCACCGGATCAGACGGCCCTCAGGCCACCGGCGCTGGCGAGCCTGCTCAAACTTCCGACAATTTTGCTCCCCGAGCCACTGGTGCCATTGCTGCCAGTGTTGCGGGTGCTGCTGGTCTCCTTGGTCTTGCCTTTGCTTTGTAA